A region from the Pseudomonas promysalinigenes genome encodes:
- the putP gene encoding sodium/proline symporter PutP codes for MGNPLTITFVIYIAVMVLIGFAAYRSTKNLSDYILGGRSLGSVVTALSAGASDMSGWLLMGLPGAIYFAGLSEAWIAIGLTVGAYLNWLFVAGRLRVQTEHNGDALTLPDYFSSRFEDASGLLRIISAIVILVFFTIYCASGIVAGARLFESTFGMSYETALWAGAAATIAYTFIGGFLAVSWTDTVQASLMIFALILTPVIVLISTGGFDTTFMAIEAQNPANFDMFKGATFIGIISLLGWGLGYFGQPHILARFMAADSVKSIAKARRISMTWMILCLAGTCAVGFFGIAYFSAHPDQAGPVTENHERVFIELAKILFNPWIAGVLLSAILAAVMSTLSCQLLVCSSALTEDFYKAFLRKGASQRELVWVGRFMVLAVALIAIAMAANPENRVLGLVAYAWAGFGAAFGPVVLISVLWKGMTRNGALAGIVVGALTVILWKNFDTLGLYEIIPGFLFASIAIVAVSKLGSPSKSMAARFAAADAAYHAEK; via the coding sequence ATGGGCAATCCACTAACGATCACTTTCGTGATCTATATCGCGGTTATGGTACTGATCGGTTTCGCCGCTTATCGGTCCACAAAGAACCTTTCCGATTACATTCTTGGCGGACGCAGCCTGGGCAGTGTGGTTACCGCACTCTCGGCTGGCGCTTCCGACATGAGCGGTTGGCTGCTGATGGGCCTGCCGGGTGCCATCTACTTCGCCGGCCTTTCCGAGGCCTGGATTGCCATCGGCCTGACCGTTGGTGCCTATCTGAACTGGTTGTTCGTCGCCGGCCGTCTGCGCGTGCAGACCGAGCACAACGGTGATGCGTTGACGCTGCCAGATTATTTCTCCAGCCGGTTTGAAGATGCCAGTGGCTTGCTGCGGATCATCTCGGCCATCGTGATTCTGGTGTTCTTCACCATTTACTGTGCTTCTGGCATCGTTGCTGGCGCTCGTCTGTTCGAGAGCACTTTCGGCATGTCGTACGAAACCGCTCTGTGGGCAGGGGCCGCAGCCACCATCGCCTACACCTTCATCGGTGGTTTCCTTGCGGTGAGCTGGACCGACACCGTGCAGGCATCGTTGATGATCTTTGCGTTGATCCTCACTCCGGTGATCGTGCTGATCTCGACCGGTGGTTTCGATACCACCTTCATGGCCATCGAAGCGCAGAACCCGGCCAATTTCGATATGTTCAAAGGCGCCACCTTCATCGGCATCATCTCGCTGTTGGGCTGGGGTCTGGGCTACTTTGGCCAACCTCACATCCTGGCGCGTTTCATGGCTGCCGACTCGGTGAAATCCATCGCCAAGGCTCGCCGTATCTCCATGACCTGGATGATCCTGTGCCTGGCTGGCACCTGCGCCGTGGGCTTCTTCGGTATCGCCTACTTCTCTGCCCATCCGGATCAGGCAGGCCCGGTCACCGAAAACCATGAGCGCGTGTTCATCGAGCTTGCCAAGATCCTGTTCAACCCATGGATCGCTGGTGTGCTGCTGTCGGCCATCCTGGCGGCGGTGATGAGTACCCTCAGCTGCCAGTTGCTGGTTTGCTCCAGTGCATTGACCGAGGACTTCTACAAAGCCTTCCTGCGCAAGGGTGCATCTCAGCGTGAGCTGGTCTGGGTAGGCCGCTTCATGGTGCTCGCCGTTGCTCTGATCGCCATTGCCATGGCTGCTAACCCGGAAAACCGCGTGCTGGGTCTGGTTGCATACGCTTGGGCCGGCTTCGGCGCAGCGTTCGGCCCAGTGGTACTGATCTCGGTCCTGTGGAAAGGTATGACTCGCAACGGTGCGCTGGCAGGTATCGTGGTTGGCGCGCTGACCGTGATCCTGTGGAAGAATTTCGACACCCTAGGCCTTTACGAAATCATCCCAGGCTTCCTGTTCGCCAGTATCGCTATCGTGGCGGTGAGCAAGCTGGGTAGTCCTTCGAAGTCCATGGCTGCGCGTTTCGCAGCAGCGGATGCTGCGTACCACGCCGAGAAGTGA
- a CDS encoding 23S rRNA (adenine(2030)-N(6))-methyltransferase RlmJ: MNYRHAFHAGNHADVLKHIVLTRLIALMSRKEQPFAYIDTHAGLGLYDLQGDQATRTGEYLEGVARLWGRDDLPAMATDYLRIIKRLNADGQLRYYPGSPELARRLMRQQDRALLNEKHPEDGPLLKENMKKDPRVVVHLGEGWHVPRALLPVQEKRAIMLIDPPFEQADELKRCTTAMKEAIGRMRQTVAAIWYPIKDQRSLTRFYQDLTSTGAPKLLRVELYVHHQDSPQGLNGSGLAIANPPWGLEQELSELLPWLAKELAQTAGSWRMDWLIAE, encoded by the coding sequence ATGAACTATCGTCACGCCTTCCACGCCGGCAATCACGCCGACGTTCTCAAGCACATCGTGCTGACCCGCCTCATCGCCCTGATGTCGCGCAAAGAACAACCGTTCGCCTACATCGATACCCACGCCGGCCTCGGCCTTTACGATTTGCAAGGTGATCAAGCGACCCGCACCGGCGAGTACCTTGAAGGGGTGGCTCGCCTATGGGGCCGTGATGATCTGCCGGCGATGGCGACGGACTACTTGCGCATCATCAAGCGCCTCAACGCCGATGGCCAGTTGCGCTACTACCCAGGGTCGCCCGAGTTGGCTCGGCGGCTGATGCGCCAGCAGGACCGGGCGCTGCTCAACGAAAAGCACCCCGAAGACGGGCCGCTGCTCAAAGAGAACATGAAAAAGGACCCGCGCGTGGTGGTGCACCTGGGCGAGGGCTGGCATGTGCCACGGGCGCTGCTACCGGTGCAGGAAAAGCGCGCGATCATGTTGATCGACCCGCCATTCGAGCAGGCTGACGAGCTCAAACGCTGCACCACTGCGATGAAAGAGGCGATTGGCCGTATGCGCCAGACAGTCGCGGCTATCTGGTACCCGATCAAGGATCAGCGCTCGCTGACCCGCTTCTATCAGGACTTGACCAGCACCGGCGCGCCCAAGCTGCTGCGGGTGGAGCTGTACGTGCACCATCAAGACAGCCCTCAGGGCCTCAATGGCTCGGGCCTGGCCATCGCCAACCCGCCTTGGGGGCTTGAGCAAGAGCTGAGCGAGCTGCTGCCCTGGCTGGCCAAAGAGCTGGCGCAGACTGCCGGTAGCTGGCGCATGGACTGGCTGATCGCCGAATAA